One Myxococcaceae bacterium JPH2 genomic window, TCCGCCTTCGTCGCCCTGCACGGCCCGGCGTATTACGCGACGACGTCGCTGCTCGTTCCGAAGAACCAGCTCGGCCGCGCGAACGGCCTCATCGAGCTGGCGTTCGGCGCCGGGCAGATCCTCTCGCCCATCGTCGCGGGCTCGTTGGTAGGGCGCATCGGGTTGAAGGGCATCGTGTTCATGGACGTGATGTCCTTCGCGTTCTCCATCGCCACCCTGCTCATCGTCCGCCTGCCTCGGCCTCCCCCGCTCGCTTCGGATCAGGTCGGTACGCACAGCCTCCGACGTGACATCGGCGAGGGCTGGCACTTCATCCGGCAGCGGCGCGGCCTGTTCCAGCTCGTGGTGTTCGTCCTCTTCCTCAACCTCAACGTGGGGATGGTCGCCTCGCTCATCACGCCGCTCGTGCTGGCCTTCTCCGACGTCTCGACCTTGGGTCGCGTCATGTCCTTCTCCGGCCTGGGCATGGTCGCGGGTGGAATCGCCATGAGCGTGTGGGGAGGCCCCAAGCGCCGCATCCACGGCATCCTGGGCTTCTACCTGTTGTCTTCGTTCGTGCTGCTCGCCGCCGCCATGCCGCCCACGGCGGTCGTCATCGCGACCGCGGCGTTCTTCTATCTGTCCTGCTCGCCCATCATCGTGGGGTGCCTGTCCTCGCTCTGGCAGAGCAAGGTGCCGCCCGCGCTCCAGGGGCGCGTGTTCTCTGTCCGGCGGATGATCAGCCTCAGCGCGCCGCCTCTCGCCGCGCTGCTGGGAGGCCCCATCGCGGACAAGCTGTTCGAGCCCTGGCTCGCGCCCACGGGCTTGCTGGCGAACAGCGTGGGGCGGGTGATTGGCACCGGCCCCGGCCGTGGCATCGCCCTGCTCTTCCTGTTGATGAGTCTGGGGATGATGGTGCAGAGCGTGCTGTCGTACCTGTCGCCGCACATCCGGAACCTCGAGGACGAACTCCCCGATGCCCTCCCGGAGACGGTGAGCGAGGCGACACCCGCGCAGGTGACGCCAGCCGCTTGAGGTCGCGACTCAGACCTCGCGCTGCCACAGGTGGCGCAGGTCCTCAGGGAGCTGGGCCATCACGTCCTCGGCCTCGCCTTCGCTGATTTGATGTCGCAGCGAGTCCAGCACTGCGCGGACCACGGGCTCCACCGCATCAGGATTCAGGGCGAGATCCTCCCCCACCCAGCGCAGCATCTCTTCGCGACCGAACTTCGCCGGACGCGCCTCGCCCTCATGGCGCTCGCAGCGATGGAGCAACTCCGTCAGGCGGCGCGGGAGCTGCGCCTCCAGGTCGCTCGCCTCTTCGCTGTAGATGCGCTGTTCGAGCGCGCACAACACGGACACCGCCGCCTGCTGGGCCACGCTGGGGGACATGCCACCGCGCTCGCACAAGCGCTTGAGGAAGGCGGCGTACGTCTGGCTCGACCGCATCTGACTGCGACGCGCTCGGCGCTCCTCCAGAGTCGGCTCGCGCCGCGTCTCCGTGCGCTCCTCGCCCGATTCGATGTCCGGACGTGAATCCTCGCGATGGTCGGCCATGGAATCCGCTCCTGTGTTTGCCCTCTGTGGGCATCAGGTTGCCCATGGCCTCCCCCGAGGGCACGTCGGGCCGAGCCGCCCGCCAGGCCCTCGGAGTCCCGCCCGCTACGCGGCCACGCGCACGTACGTTTCGTAGAGCGCACCGAAGAAGAAGCTCCCGAAGCGAGCCACCGCCGCCAACCGCTGCGACGTGTCCCGCGCGTTCGTCACGCGCAGGGTGGTGAGCTGGCGGGCGAACTCCTCCGCCGTGAGCCGCAGATAGCCCTTACCGATGCAAGGCGCCGAGGGCCCTTCGCCGCGATGAAGCGTGACGAACAGCGTCGTGGTGTCCGACCACAGGTCGAGGCCCGGGTCGTCGTGCACGTCCTTGAAGCCCTGGAGGTAGTAGCGCGCGCCCGCCTCGGACTGCAGATGCAGCAGGTACACCATGCGCCGTCCGCCGGGCTGCGCATCCTCGCGCGTCATCAATTGCAGCTCGCCGCCCGTCACCATGAGCGGACGGGAGTCCAGGCCCGGAGCGCTGACGGTGCCCGCGAGTCGCAATGCGTGGCGCGGCTCGCGCAACGTCGCGTCCAGGTCGTCGGTGCGCACCGTGAGGATGAACCGGAACGGCGCCGCGTCCGAGCGCTCGGGGTCTCCCGCCTCGCGGTAGTCCGCGGAGATGGCTGGAGACACATAGCCGTGCATGGTCTCCGTGAACTGCACGCCCACGGGCAGGACCCTCGCCGGTGCCGGGGCCTCGGCCAGCGGCGTGTAGTCGATGTGCCAGCCATTGCGCCGAGCCATCAGCGCGCACGCGCGCTCAGCGACCGCGGAGATGGTGAGCAGCGGATTCGTCCCCAACGCGCGGGGAATCACCGAGCCGTCGCACACATAGAGCCCCTCGTGGACGCCGACACCGGAGTCGCCGGAGAACAAGCGCCCCTCGTGGTCCACCACGCCCTCTTCCGCGCGGTCCGCCATCACGCAGCCGCCCAGCGGATGGGTGCACAACAGCTCATTGCCAGTCAGCTTGGACCAGAGCGGATAGCGCACGAACGTCCCACCGAGCGCCTCCGTGGCGCGCCGCAGCCGCTCGTCCACGCGCGTGAAGACAGGCTGCTCGCCCACGCGCGGCCAGTGCACACGAACCTTGTCTCCCTCCAAACGCAGCTCGCCCGAGCCGTCATCGTGCGACATGACCAACAACGTCTGCGTGTTCTCCACCGCGCCGTGGTCCGCGCCGCGAACCAGGCTGTCCACCTGGCGCAGCCGCTCCTTCACCCAGTCCACCATGCCGCTGTCGGTGTCCTCGCCCACCAGCGCGGCCACTCCCGCGAGCAGCCCAGGCATGAGCGACGCGAACGCACCGGGGATGACGCCATCCTCGATGACCATCCCGTCTTCCTGCCGCACCGTGTCCCGCTGGTCGATGATGCCCGCGATGCAAGGGCCCACGGGCTCGCGCGTCGAGGGGTCGCGCGCGCCATGCCCCACGGCGTGCACGCGCTCGTCGAGGTTGTAGCCAAACCCCATCACGTCGCCGTTCGCGCTGAAGTGCTGCCCCAGGCGCTTGGACATGCCCAGGCCCAGCGCATGGGAGCGCAGGAGGATCTCCGCCGTGCCCATGGTCCCCGCCGAGAGGACCACCCGGTCCGCGGTGAGCGACAGGTCCGGCGCGCCGAACTTCTCTCGCCCCGCATTCAAGGGGCGGTAGTAGATGCGCCAGCGCTCGCCATCCCGCGCGACGTAGCGGACCGCCACCTCGGTGAAGATGCGAGCCCCGTGGCGCTGAGCGTCCGGGAGATAGTTCATCAACACCGTGTTCTTCGCGCCGGTGTTGCAGCCCGTCGAGCAGTCCCCGCACAGGTTGCACGCGGCCTGCCTCACGCCCGCGGGATTCACTCCCTCCTCGAAGGTCACGGCCAGGGGCGGACGCACGAGCCGGCCGCCCAGATGCTCCGCCGACCGAGCCAATGTCCGCAGCTTGGGCAGCGCGGGCGCGTCATGCGGATACGGCGTGGGCCGGAGCATCTGCTCGGCATGGTGGAACCCATCCTCCAGCAGCCCCGACACATCCGCGCGCACCGCGGCAGGCCACTTCGCGTCCTCGAAGACGCGAGGATCCGGCCGCAGCACCACGTTCGCGTTGATGAGGGACGTGCCACCCAGACCGCAGCCCGTGATGACAGACAAGTCACCGTTGCGGTGCAGCTCGAACATCCCGGTCGGAGACCCCACGTCCATGTCCCCCGAACCCGGAGGCAGGTGGAGCTGGAACTCGCCCAGCGCCTGCGTGGCCGTGGTCGGGTAGTCGCCCGGACGAAGCTCCTTGCCTCGCTCCAGCACGCAGACCTGCTGACCGGCGCGCGACAGGCGGCTGGCCGCGATGGCGCCGCCATAACCGGACCCCACCACCACCACCGGGTAGTGCGGTTCCAGTTCATTCCACGGTGAAGACAACTTCTGCATCGCGCGTTACTCCTGTTTCTAGTCCACCAGCCGCAGGCCACGTGGCGCCGCTGGCGCGGGAGGATGCTGCGCGTCCCGCGGAAGGAGATCCACTTCATGAAGCGGGGAAGGCTCCCGAGGCGCCGTCGGCTCCGGGAAGCGCCGCGCCTCGTACCGAGCGCATGCCACGTCCAGCTCGGCACCCACGCCCGCCGTGCGCTCCGCCACCTGGGACGCCAGCCCCTCGCCGGACTGGAACACCAGCTCGCAATAGCGCCGTGAGGAGTCGCCCTGCCCCAACATGCCCGAGCGAACGGGCAGCACCGTCACGCGCAAGACCGAGTCCCCCCGGTCCGCGCAAGCCCGCCGCAGCAGGGGAAAGACCGCCGACAACAGCTCGCCATAACGCTCCGCGGGCACGAGGAGCCCCACGCCATCACACGCCCCCACGGGCACCTGCTCCACGTCATGAATGGATGCCAGCCAGGGATGTAGCAACCCACCCGCGAGCCACAGGCCCGCGCGAACCCGCCCCTCCCCGCGCGAGCCCCAACCCGCGAGGCGACGGGCTCCCGTCCACGCGCGTTGAGCCCAGGCACGCGTCAGCAACCCCAAGGAGCGCGGCGGCACGTCTCGGTACGTCGAGAAGCGGCCCCACCCCCAGCGGCGCGTCGCGGTGCCGCCCTCCGCGTACACGCCCAGGGCCATGCGCGCGTCACCTGGCTCTTGGACTCGCGCGAGCGTTCCGCGTACGAAAGCCTCCAGGCCGCGCGCGCTCACAGAGGTTCGCAGCAACCGCGCCTCCTGCTTGTCCCCAGGCTGGATGTCGAGCATCAGCCGGACGAGCACGCCGTAACGACCCGCTCCGCCCAGGAGCCGCTGGAACACGCGGGGCTCGTGTGCACGCCCGCAGCGACGCAGGACCCCTTCCCACGTCACGTATTCAAGCTCGCGCACGTTGTCGATGAACAACCCCTGGCGCAGCGAAGCCGGGCCCGCTCCGCCCATCGACGCCCAGCCCCCCGCGGTGGTTTGCGCATCCCCACTTCCGATGGGCAGCCCGAAGCCACGCGCCAGCAAGTAGGCGTCCACGCGCTCCAGCCGCGCGCCCGCCTCCACCGTCACGGTGCGCGCCCCTTCATCGAGCGCCACGACGCGCTCCAGACCTGCCAGGGACAGCACGGCCCCACCCGGAGGAACACGTTCCTCCCCATTCGACTCGCCCCCCCGGAGGGTCAGAGGCTGCGCCAGGGAATGGGCCTCGCGCACCGCCGCCACCACCTCATCGAGGGTGCGTGGCCGGTAGACCTTGCACCGGGCGGCCACGGCGTGGGCAGGCCCACGGGAGCGAGAGTGAAAGGACGTCATCTGAGCCAGGCCCCGCGAGGGCGGGATCTCCATCGCTCAGGCAGAACGTCCGGATTCCGAATCCTTGAGTCCGACCCCGGGGTGGGCCAGCACACCCCGAGGGCAGGGGCTAGATCCGCCGGAGAGGAGGACACGTGAGATCCACGGGAGGACTGCTCGTGGTCGCAGGCGCGGTGCTGATGCTCATCGGCCTGCTGGTAGGTACCGGTGCGCTGTCATGGTTCGGGCGCCTGCCCGGCGACCTGCGGTTCGAGACCGAGCACACGCGGGTATACATCCCGCTTACATCCATGCTGCTGCTCTCCCTGGTCTTCAGCCTCGTCGCCTACGTGGTGCGTCGGTTGCTGTAGTGGGCCCGGAGGCGCCCGACTTCCGCCCAGAAGGCTCCGCCTCGGCCGCCTCCCCGCGCGCACGGCGGAACGCATTGACCAGGCGATGGGCGTGGCGTGTCGTCTCCGGCTCGCGATAGCGCGGACTCAGCTTCAACACCCACTCCACTGCGGTCTCCAGGTCCATCAAGTGACCGGGGGAGACATAGACCGGCTGGACGGACGCGCGGGTGCGCACGGCCGTGCCCACGACCTCGCCCTTGTGGGTGATGGGCGAGGTTGCGCCCCGAGACTCCTTCAACTTCCCGAAGCTGCCCACCAGCAAGGACTTGGCGCAGCCGATGGAAGGGATGTCGAAGAGCAGCCCGCCATGGCAAGCAAGGCCCACGCGGCGCGGATGGGCCGTCCCTTGCCCATCGAACACGAGCAGCTCTGGCTTCGGGTCGAGCCTTGCCCACGCTTCCGCCACGATGGGCAGCTCACGAAAGGACAACAGCCCTGGCACATACGGGAAGCGCAGCGGGACCGCGGCACACGATTGAGTCACGGGCTCCAGGGATGGCACCTCCAACACGACGACTCCGCCATAGCCCGTGTCGTTTCCCTTCTCGGTCGAGATGTCCGCGCCGCCCACACGCTGGACGCGCAGGCCGGGAGGAGGATGCAGGA contains:
- a CDS encoding endonuclease V, which encodes MTPSTHELFRWDVTPTEAVELQRKLRERLVLHPPPGLRVQRVGGADISTEKGNDTGYGGVVVLEVPSLEPVTQSCAAVPLRFPYVPGLLSFRELPIVAEAWARLDPKPELLVFDGQGTAHPRRVGLACHGGLLFDIPSIGCAKSLLVGSFGKLKESRGATSPITHKGEVVGTAVRTRASVQPVYVSPGHLMDLETAVEWVLKLSPRYREPETTRHAHRLVNAFRRARGEAAEAEPSGRKSGASGPTTATDAPRRRRG
- a CDS encoding FAD-dependent oxidoreductase, producing MTSFHSRSRGPAHAVAARCKVYRPRTLDEVVAAVREAHSLAQPLTLRGGESNGEERVPPGGAVLSLAGLERVVALDEGARTVTVEAGARLERVDAYLLARGFGLPIGSGDAQTTAGGWASMGGAGPASLRQGLFIDNVRELEYVTWEGVLRRCGRAHEPRVFQRLLGGAGRYGVLVRLMLDIQPGDKQEARLLRTSVSARGLEAFVRGTLARVQEPGDARMALGVYAEGGTATRRWGWGRFSTYRDVPPRSLGLLTRAWAQRAWTGARRLAGWGSRGEGRVRAGLWLAGGLLHPWLASIHDVEQVPVGACDGVGLLVPAERYGELLSAVFPLLRRACADRGDSVLRVTVLPVRSGMLGQGDSSRRYCELVFQSGEGLASQVAERTAGVGAELDVACARYEARRFPEPTAPREPSPLHEVDLLPRDAQHPPAPAAPRGLRLVD
- a CDS encoding DUF2267 domain-containing protein, with amino-acid sequence MADHREDSRPDIESGEERTETRREPTLEERRARRSQMRSSQTYAAFLKRLCERGGMSPSVAQQAAVSVLCALEQRIYSEEASDLEAQLPRRLTELLHRCERHEGEARPAKFGREEMLRWVGEDLALNPDAVEPVVRAVLDSLRHQISEGEAEDVMAQLPEDLRHLWQREV
- a CDS encoding MFS transporter, with the translated sequence MTAASTSGTRGITHPSSVFFITWAGLAVSWFGSGLMSFAIGTVVYQRTGSITEYSLFSFFYFVPLALVSPIAGALVDRWDRRSAILLSDVGAGLSSALIWAMLVASDAGHWKLETWHFYVLIALSSAFVALHGPAYYATTSLLVPKNQLGRANGLIELAFGAGQILSPIVAGSLVGRIGLKGIVFMDVMSFAFSIATLLIVRLPRPPPLASDQVGTHSLRRDIGEGWHFIRQRRGLFQLVVFVLFLNLNVGMVASLITPLVLAFSDVSTLGRVMSFSGLGMVAGGIAMSVWGGPKRRIHGILGFYLLSSFVLLAAAMPPTAVVIATAAFFYLSCSPIIVGCLSSLWQSKVPPALQGRVFSVRRMISLSAPPLAALLGGPIADKLFEPWLAPTGLLANSVGRVIGTGPGRGIALLFLLMSLGMMVQSVLSYLSPHIRNLEDELPDALPETVSEATPAQVTPAA
- a CDS encoding DUF2905 domain-containing protein; translation: MRSTGGLLVVAGAVLMLIGLLVGTGALSWFGRLPGDLRFETEHTRVYIPLTSMLLLSLVFSLVAYVVRRLL
- a CDS encoding GMC family oxidoreductase translates to MQKLSSPWNELEPHYPVVVVGSGYGGAIAASRLSRAGQQVCVLERGKELRPGDYPTTATQALGEFQLHLPPGSGDMDVGSPTGMFELHRNGDLSVITGCGLGGTSLINANVVLRPDPRVFEDAKWPAAVRADVSGLLEDGFHHAEQMLRPTPYPHDAPALPKLRTLARSAEHLGGRLVRPPLAVTFEEGVNPAGVRQAACNLCGDCSTGCNTGAKNTVLMNYLPDAQRHGARIFTEVAVRYVARDGERWRIYYRPLNAGREKFGAPDLSLTADRVVLSAGTMGTAEILLRSHALGLGMSKRLGQHFSANGDVMGFGYNLDERVHAVGHGARDPSTREPVGPCIAGIIDQRDTVRQEDGMVIEDGVIPGAFASLMPGLLAGVAALVGEDTDSGMVDWVKERLRQVDSLVRGADHGAVENTQTLLVMSHDDGSGELRLEGDKVRVHWPRVGEQPVFTRVDERLRRATEALGGTFVRYPLWSKLTGNELLCTHPLGGCVMADRAEEGVVDHEGRLFSGDSGVGVHEGLYVCDGSVIPRALGTNPLLTISAVAERACALMARRNGWHIDYTPLAEAPAPARVLPVGVQFTETMHGYVSPAISADYREAGDPERSDAAPFRFILTVRTDDLDATLREPRHALRLAGTVSAPGLDSRPLMVTGGELQLMTREDAQPGGRRMVYLLHLQSEAGARYYLQGFKDVHDDPGLDLWSDTTTLFVTLHRGEGPSAPCIGKGYLRLTAEEFARQLTTLRVTNARDTSQRLAAVARFGSFFFGALYETYVRVAA